The sequence AAGGTTAAGTTTCGGATTTGTGCAATTTAGCCAAAGTTCGGTTTTTGTTAGGTGATAATCCCCTGGTCAAAGTGGTCCCAAGCCAAATTGCAACATTTCAGCCAAACGCTAATGGACAATTTATTTCTTGACTTTGGTTTGAAGTGTAGTATAATACTGTGTTCGCTGGGAACGGGTTAACAGCGGACTGAAATAAAAGAGTAACCCGGAAAAAAGGGTAAGAACCGTTCAGGGCTATGGTGTGCAGCATAGGCACCTAAAGATGTATAATTGGTCCTTGCGCGAACCCACCTTTTGAACGATTCTGAACCAGTAAACAAAAAAGGAGTTAAAGTATGACAAGGCGCTTGTTCGTGGGCAATCTGCCCTTCAGCGCAACCGAAACCCAGCTGCGCGACCTCTTCGGTCAGCACGGCGAGGTGGTCTCGGTAAATATCGTGACCGACCGGTTTACCAATCGTCCCCGTGGGTTCGCCTTCGTGGAGATGGCTACTGATGAAGCGGCGCAGGCCGCAATCCAGGGGCTCAACGGTTATACACTGGATGAGCGGGCACTCAATGTGAACGAGGCCCGGGAAAGAACCGAAAGTCGTGGTGGTTTTAATACCAGCCGCGGCTCTCGTTCTCCCCGTCGTGGCGGTCGAGGTAATAGCGGTTACTCATCCGGCAAACGCTGGTAAAGAGTAACAAAACAAGTCAGGCGGGCTCTTTTGAGCCCGCTTGACTTTTATATCCGGTTGTTATAATTCAAATATGCCACCAGTAGTTGAACAGGAAGAAAAAGTCAGAAGGGTTTTATCCCAGGTATTGCGTTATGCCTGCGAACGGGTTGAATATGCTGACATCCTTTACGAGCGTGCCCTGCGGATTGAACTGCAAAAATTGCCTGACCGGTTGCTAAAGAAGCCTTTTAACGCCAAAGCCCGGGTGCAAATCCGCCTATTAAATGAAGGTAAAAAGGTGGAACTGAAGGTTGGTACCCTTGATGTGGCATCTCTCAAAATGGCGATTGATGATGGGGTCAAACTGCTCAACATTACCCCAGCACCACCAAGACCTGTTAGGCTTGCACCCATTCCCAACCCCAACCGGGTTCGCTATGGTGTTGCCGCGCCAAAGGTTTTTCCTGCAGAGAGGATTTTTGGCGCCCTGGTCAAAGGGATTGAAAACATCGCCCGTCAGATTGAGCGCAAAAACCCGGGGATGGAGATAAAGCCGGAGTTCTGGTTCTTCTCCCAGAGGGAGGAAAAGGTGATTGCCGACACCCAGGGCGTCTTCAAGACCCAGGTGATGCCGAGGACATTTTTCCAGCTATTAACAAAGGTAAAGGGGCCTGATGGCAAGATGACCCAGACAAGGGCAAGGCTGGGCAACCCGCTTTCCTATTCATTCATTGTGGAAAAGGGCAAAAAGGGTTATTGCCTTACCCGGCTTGCTGCCCAGCATATCCGCAACTGGATGGAGAAGACCGTTGCCCTGCAGAACGCCATCAGTCTCACCGCCGATGAGGTCAAATCACTCACCCACTTTGTTTTGCACTACACCACCATTGGTGTCTTTGTCCATGAGGCGCTCGGGCACAACTTTGAGGCTGATATTGTCAAGGCAGGCGGGTCCGGCGTCATTGACCAGGAGGGAAAACCGCGCGGAATCGTTGCTGCGGAGACGGTCAATATCCTTGACGGTCTCCTCCCCGGGCGCTGGGATGAGGGGTTCGGCACCGAGTTCATTGACGACGAAGGGGTTGAGGTGTATACCAAACTGCTGGTTGAAAAGGGCGAGGTCAGAGAGATGATTCACAACCGCGAGACCGCAGCCTATTTTAACACCAAACCCAATGGCGGTGCATTCAGCGAGATGGGTGACCGGAGGATACCGCGGATGTCCAACACCTTTATCCAGCCGGCAACAGAGAAAATCTGGTACAAAACCCTTGAGGAGCTCATCAAGGACATCCCCAAGGGGATAATCCTTGAAGGCACATCCGGTGGGGCGGTTTCAAAGGATGGGATGTCCTCATCGGTCCTGATTGGCTATCTGATTGAGGATGGCAAAATCACCAAGACGGTCAACCCTTCCAACTTCTCTGCCAAAACCCTTTATGCCCTGCGTTATGTTGACGGCTTTGCCGGACCCATAACCATCGCCGATGTCGGCTTCTGCGGCAAGGGTCAGACAAAGTTTGTCGGTGATGGTGGACCGGTCTGGACGAGGATAAAAAATAACGAATATGTCAGCCTTTCGGTTCAGGGGTGATTTATGGACCTACTTAAATTCAGCGAACAACTGAGAAAGACATTGAGAAAGCTATCGCTGGATGACTTCGAACTTTTTCTGACCGTTCATAGAACCCTTGACACCCGCATTGAGAACAAGGAGATCACCCTGGAGTTGAACGAGGATATCCTCTCCGGGTGCCTGCGGGTTATCAAGGATGGCAGGATGGGCTATGTCCCTTTTACCGAACCCAACCTCAACCTTATTGAACTTGGTATCACCACCGCACTCGACAAGGCGCCTCCTGCACCCTTTTCTCGGTTTGCCACAATCTCCGCCGGTGAGGCGCCCCTGCCCGCATTTGACCCAGATGTTGCGCAGCTCATTGACAATCCCGGGAAAGTCCAGCAACTTGCCCAGGATTTGGTGCGCCGCGCCTATGAGACCAATAGAATTGAAACCATTGAAGGGACAATCAGGGTTGGTAAAGAGAGCCGGCTTTTAACCACCAAGGGCAGCACCGAACCTGCCTACGCCGAAAGGACTGTATTTTCCGCATTCGCCGAGGTAAATAACAAGGACTTTGACTTTTTTGCCAACAGAAAACTGCCCGAACTGGAACTGGTGTCTGAACTTGGCGCCAGGGTCGCCCGCAACCTCCCGGAAAAGGAGACCTCACCTGAGGCTGAAGATATGAAGGGCAGGACTGTGCCGGTGATTCTCCATCCGGTATTTCTTGAGGATATGGTTCGGCGCCTGATTGCCGAACACCTTTACGCCTCAACCGTTCAAGAAGGGATGTCGCGGTATCGCTTAGGCGAGCAGGTGATGTCCCGCCTTATCACCCTCTGGGATGATGCCACCTTTCCCTATGGCGAGAGCACATTTGTGGTTGACGATGAGGGCACCCGCACCCGCAAGAATTTGATAATTGAACAGGGCATTCTCAAGATGTTTCTCTATGACCGCACCACCGCCCTGCGTGATAAGGTGGAGTCAACCGGCAATGGCAGGCGCAGACCGGTCCTGATTGAGGATGAGCATGAGGCACCGGTTCGCTGCACCATCAACGACATCTTCATCGCACCGGGCACGACCGCGCTTAGTGATATGATAAAAGGGGTTGAAAAGGGTGTTTTCATCAAAATCCTTTTAGGCTTTCACACCGCCAACCGCACCACCGGCGACTTTGCCAATACCCTCTATTTTGGCAGAATCATCAAAAATGGCGAACTTGCCTCTCTGCCCGAACCGGGACGCTGGTCAATCAAGGGTAACGCCCTGAGCGCACTCAAAGCGGTCAGCGCGGTGAGTGTTGAAACCATTGGGGTTGGCTCAGGTGTCCTTCCCTATCTAAAGACCGAACTGACGGTCGGCTAAATTTTATTGTAACGGGCGATACGCAAAATCCCCAAAAACTCCCGGAACGCCCCAAAATAAAGGACCTGACTCGCCATCCAGGAACGCTTGATACTCACAATAATGTCGGGTCTGGTTGGACTGGAACCGATAGAGAGCGCCCGCAGAACCACATGCCCGAAGGCAAAACCGCAGACAATCGCCAGACCCAGACCAAAGAAATAACTGAAGATGCCAAACTCAAACCCTATGAAGGAGTTGAGCAAACTGGCGCATAAAAACGCCAGAAACAGAAAGATTATAAACACCAAGGCAAATGATGCCACCGCTGGAAACCTCGTCAATCTCTGCACAAAGGGATAAAACCTTACCGCACCAACAACCGCAGCGACCATAAAAATCGTCTCGTAAAACACCAGGGAAAAATCCCTGATCGCCCTGAGAAACTGCAATGCGCCAATCAGGGCAACAACGCCAATTGACAAAATATCAACCCAGTTAAAACCCATCCTGCCTGACCGGGAATTAAGACCGCGCTCTTGGTCGCTTAAAAAACATTATCGCCCTGGTGATGATGCCGCTGTGTTCTGAGCCGTTAATCACCGTGACCAGTTCCCAGCCCTCTTTCCCAAGGTCATTCACATAAGCCTCAACCCCTTCCATCGTATCCCGCGGCTTGGGCTCGCCCGGAACCTGCACGCCCCAGCGTGCCAGTTTCAGAATCGGGCTCAAATTGATATCAATCTGCAGAAACTTATACTCCCATTCGTTCATCTGATAACTCCTTTATTCTATACTACCATCCCTATCTTCAACAGTCAAGCTTGTCCTCATCCTGATAGCACCCTATCGGACATAAGAACCAGCCTCCGGTGCAACTGGGATTACCAAACCCTCTGCCACCTCTGGAAGAGCCATAACGACGAACCTATGTCCAACCCAAACCACCACCTCCAGTGCAACCTCAAAATCCCTCCTCAATACCAAATCCAAAATAGCCTCTAAAGCCACCTAAAACACAACCCGAGATACCACCT is a genomic window of candidate division WOR-3 bacterium containing:
- a CDS encoding TldD/PmbA family protein, whose protein sequence is MPPVVEQEEKVRRVLSQVLRYACERVEYADILYERALRIELQKLPDRLLKKPFNAKARVQIRLLNEGKKVELKVGTLDVASLKMAIDDGVKLLNITPAPPRPVRLAPIPNPNRVRYGVAAPKVFPAERIFGALVKGIENIARQIERKNPGMEIKPEFWFFSQREEKVIADTQGVFKTQVMPRTFFQLLTKVKGPDGKMTQTRARLGNPLSYSFIVEKGKKGYCLTRLAAQHIRNWMEKTVALQNAISLTADEVKSLTHFVLHYTTIGVFVHEALGHNFEADIVKAGGSGVIDQEGKPRGIVAAETVNILDGLLPGRWDEGFGTEFIDDEGVEVYTKLLVEKGEVREMIHNRETAAYFNTKPNGGAFSEMGDRRIPRMSNTFIQPATEKIWYKTLEELIKDIPKGIILEGTSGGAVSKDGMSSSVLIGYLIEDGKITKTVNPSNFSAKTLYALRYVDGFAGPITIADVGFCGKGQTKFVGDGGPVWTRIKNNEYVSLSVQG
- a CDS encoding TldD/PmbA family protein translates to MDLLKFSEQLRKTLRKLSLDDFELFLTVHRTLDTRIENKEITLELNEDILSGCLRVIKDGRMGYVPFTEPNLNLIELGITTALDKAPPAPFSRFATISAGEAPLPAFDPDVAQLIDNPGKVQQLAQDLVRRAYETNRIETIEGTIRVGKESRLLTTKGSTEPAYAERTVFSAFAEVNNKDFDFFANRKLPELELVSELGARVARNLPEKETSPEAEDMKGRTVPVILHPVFLEDMVRRLIAEHLYASTVQEGMSRYRLGEQVMSRLITLWDDATFPYGESTFVVDDEGTRTRKNLIIEQGILKMFLYDRTTALRDKVESTGNGRRRPVLIEDEHEAPVRCTINDIFIAPGTTALSDMIKGVEKGVFIKILLGFHTANRTTGDFANTLYFGRIIKNGELASLPEPGRWSIKGNALSALKAVSAVSVETIGVGSGVLPYLKTELTVG
- a CDS encoding RNA-binding protein translates to MTRRLFVGNLPFSATETQLRDLFGQHGEVVSVNIVTDRFTNRPRGFAFVEMATDEAAQAAIQGLNGYTLDERALNVNEARERTESRGGFNTSRGSRSPRRGGRGNSGYSSGKRW
- a CDS encoding DUF4177 domain-containing protein; this translates as MNEWEYKFLQIDINLSPILKLARWGVQVPGEPKPRDTMEGVEAYVNDLGKEGWELVTVINGSEHSGIITRAIMFFKRPRARS